Proteins from one Nyctibius grandis isolate bNycGra1 chromosome 2, bNycGra1.pri, whole genome shotgun sequence genomic window:
- the USP12 gene encoding ubiquitin carboxyl-terminal hydrolase 12 isoform X1 translates to MEILMTVSKIASICTMGANASALEKEIGPEQFPVNEHYFGLVNFGNTCYCNSVLQALYFCRPFRDKVLAYKSQPRKKENLLTCLADLFHSIATQKKKVGVIPPKKFITRLRKENELFDNYMQQDAHEFLNYLLNTIADILQEERKQEKQNGRLPNGNIDNENNSPPDPTWVHEIFQGTLTNETRCLTCETISSKDEDFLDLSVDVEQNTSITHCLRGFSNTETLCSEYKYYCEECRSKQEAHKRMKVKKLPMILALHLKRFKYMDQLHRYAKLSYRVVFPLELRLFNTSGDATNPDRMYDLVAVVVHCGREEPGSDFFVTLLDWVVADSSWIPRLVISKLNKANSLSLSSSICGPNRGHYIAIVKSHDFWLLFDDDIVEVMQSRRENAQQELTREYGEGALQLFTNTLDVKAAFPKKDKLLHLMQISGVWRISVVLRTSCHARLLLLIEVSCLCMCVQFAV, encoded by the exons TTCGGGAATACATGCTACTGCAATTCAGTTCTTCAGGCACTTTATTTTTGTCGACCATTTCGAGACAAAGTCTTAGCATACAAGAGtcaaccaagaaaaaaagagaatctcCTTACATGCTTAGCTGATCTCTTCCACAGTATAGCcacccagaagaaaaaagttggaGTAATACCTCCCAAGAAATTTATAACAAGATTACGAAAAGAAaatg AGCTTTTTGATAACTACATGCAGCAGGATGCACATGAGTTTTTAAACTATCTATTAAATACAATTGCGGATATCttgcaagaggaaagaaaacaagagaaacaaaatggtCGCCTACCTAATGGCAACATCGACAATGAAAATAACAGCCCGCCAGACCCAACATGGGTTCATGAAATCTTTCAGGGAACATTAACTAATGAAACCAGATGTCTTACGTGCGAAACT ataAGCAGCAAAGATGAGGACTTCTTAGACCTTTCAGTTGATGTGGAGCAGAATACTTCAATCACTCATTGTTTAAG gGGTTTCAGCAATACAGAAACTCTGTGCAGTGAATACAAATATTACTGTGAAGAATGTCGCAGTAAGCAAGAAGCACATAAAAG gatgaaaGTAAAAAAGCTGCCTATGATTCTAGCTCTCCATTTGAAGAGATTTAAATACATGGATCAGCTGCATCGATACGCAAAACTCTCTTATAGAGTAGTTTTTCCTTTAGAGCTTCGTTTATTTAACACCTCAGGAGATGCCACCAATCCTGACAGAATGTATGACCTTGTTGCTGTGGTAGTTCATTGTGGAAG agaagagcctggttcTGATTTCTTTGTGACTCTTCTGGATTGGGTGGTGGCAGACAGCAGTTGGATTCCTCGTTTAGTCATCTCCAAGCTGAATAAagccaactccctcagcctgtcttcatccATCTG tggcCCTAACAGAGGACATTATATTGCAATAGTGAAGAGTCATgatttttggttgctttttgaTGATGATATTGTTGAG GTTATGCAATCCCGGAGAGAAAACGCACAGCAAGAACTGACAAGAGAATATGGAGAAGGAGCTTTACAATTATTTACTAACACACTAGatgtaaaagcagcatttcccaAAAAAGACAAACTATTACATTTAATGCAGATTTCTGGTGTTTGGAGAATTTCAGTGGTGCTCAGAACATCCTGCCATGCTAGGCTTTTGTTGCTTATTGAAGTGTCATGCCTTTGTATGTGTGTTCAATTTGCTGTTTAA